The Streptomyces spororaveus genome includes a region encoding these proteins:
- a CDS encoding collagenase, translating into MLKHRAVRSSLLASAVAVTLLATAGQATTQAAGFTAPATFTGAQAAPAPGPTGNPFDEVDRLADPKENTPVPAPAPGGQNITGQVPGAATAAAPADDLQKRGKAVQAAPTAKSVAAGVPCTLDGITGLTPEQFADFLADQAVLADGCLRGLIWTWDARLAPVMSDAHVQAVSRRISSLAAAHDGRNSSHLEEMFTYLHAVAYHDYSRSEIDVTDAPTVDAMRRAIADFGGAAHTFDVTATNARTLREALYAGSAPGLRQHQLGLIKKVLATMDPAHPATHLDAGWAGAALSALSVSYLGVYPGNQDTAFHAAVAADPSYRDTFKAFAAYTHLKGTGNAWVVRDALSEYARFGQVEGLRDRVVADLGAMLGPVRAAFGDGSEPWAKLVSWLNVYEACKPYGVCKEDIEKQLFPYTYTYDNGGIKVRTALDRATVDQLYYASKQVKAQYHRVLGTDQPLAGDPNSTLNIVLYASRADYVNYHPILTGYDTNNGGIYIENGATFYTYQRRVPQDSSLTLEELFRHEYTHYLNGRFAVPGSFGEGEWYQGDRTTAMDEGTAEFFDGATRDNGIAVRKSLVKSIISDTAGGGPRMSVEQLLNATYDGDGFRFYSYAGTFFEFLWTEKPALLREMYTHLRADDVNAYDAWRYRMGADTYLQRDYDRFLDAQIAKVDQLYVPNTSFTANDRLRDAALASVKSSFATATSNTPDCVENGDPGKRRFTCTGRITANLKNWRSDDQVFKDMSETVDYFILDRAGAASNNLADMNCSFGPVEIWSNKVAGTSSYSCEGPLRS; encoded by the coding sequence GTGCTCAAGCACAGAGCTGTGCGCTCTTCCCTTCTCGCCTCCGCCGTAGCCGTGACCCTCCTCGCCACCGCCGGGCAGGCCACCACCCAGGCCGCCGGGTTCACGGCCCCGGCCACCTTCACCGGCGCACAGGCCGCCCCCGCCCCCGGCCCCACGGGGAACCCGTTCGACGAGGTCGACCGCCTGGCCGATCCGAAGGAGAACACCCCGGTGCCGGCCCCGGCCCCCGGCGGGCAGAACATCACCGGGCAGGTCCCCGGCGCGGCGACGGCCGCCGCGCCCGCCGACGACCTGCAGAAGCGCGGCAAGGCGGTCCAGGCGGCCCCCACCGCGAAGAGCGTCGCCGCGGGCGTCCCCTGCACCCTCGACGGGATCACCGGTCTCACCCCGGAGCAGTTCGCCGACTTCCTCGCGGACCAGGCCGTCCTCGCCGACGGCTGCCTGCGCGGCCTCATCTGGACCTGGGACGCCCGCCTGGCACCGGTCATGTCGGACGCGCACGTGCAGGCCGTCTCCCGCCGGATATCCAGCCTGGCCGCCGCCCACGACGGCCGTAACTCCTCCCACCTGGAGGAGATGTTCACGTACCTGCACGCGGTCGCCTACCACGACTACTCGCGCTCCGAGATCGACGTCACCGACGCCCCCACCGTCGACGCCATGCGCCGCGCCATCGCCGACTTCGGTGGCGCCGCCCACACCTTCGACGTGACCGCCACCAACGCCCGCACCCTGCGCGAGGCCCTCTACGCCGGCAGCGCGCCCGGGCTGCGCCAGCACCAGCTCGGCCTCATCAAGAAGGTCCTGGCCACCATGGACCCGGCCCACCCGGCCACCCACCTCGACGCCGGCTGGGCGGGCGCCGCCCTGTCCGCCCTGTCCGTCTCCTACCTCGGTGTCTACCCGGGCAACCAGGACACCGCCTTCCACGCCGCCGTGGCCGCGGACCCCTCCTACCGCGACACCTTCAAGGCCTTCGCCGCCTACACGCACCTCAAGGGCACCGGCAACGCCTGGGTGGTGCGTGACGCCCTGAGCGAGTACGCCCGCTTCGGCCAGGTCGAGGGCCTGCGGGACCGGGTCGTCGCCGACCTCGGCGCGATGCTGGGCCCCGTCCGCGCCGCCTTCGGCGACGGCAGCGAGCCGTGGGCCAAGCTCGTCTCGTGGCTGAACGTCTACGAGGCCTGCAAGCCGTACGGGGTGTGCAAGGAGGACATCGAGAAGCAGCTCTTCCCCTACACCTACACCTACGACAACGGCGGCATCAAGGTCCGCACCGCCCTGGACCGGGCCACGGTCGACCAGCTGTACTACGCGAGCAAGCAGGTGAAGGCCCAGTACCACCGGGTGCTCGGCACCGACCAGCCGCTCGCGGGCGACCCCAACTCCACGCTGAACATCGTGCTCTACGCCTCACGCGCCGACTACGTGAACTACCACCCGATCCTGACCGGCTACGACACCAACAACGGCGGCATCTACATCGAGAACGGCGCCACCTTCTACACCTACCAGCGCCGCGTCCCGCAGGACTCCTCCCTCACCCTTGAGGAGCTCTTCCGCCACGAGTACACGCACTACCTCAACGGCCGCTTCGCGGTGCCCGGCTCCTTCGGCGAGGGGGAGTGGTACCAGGGCGACCGGACGACCGCCATGGACGAGGGCACCGCCGAGTTCTTCGACGGCGCCACCCGCGACAACGGCATCGCCGTCCGCAAGTCCCTGGTCAAGAGCATCATCAGCGACACGGCCGGCGGCGGCCCGCGGATGAGCGTCGAGCAGCTGCTGAACGCCACCTACGACGGCGACGGCTTCCGCTTCTACAGCTACGCGGGCACCTTCTTCGAGTTCCTGTGGACCGAGAAGCCCGCGCTGCTGCGCGAGATGTACACGCACCTGCGGGCCGACGACGTCAACGCGTACGACGCCTGGCGGTACCGGATGGGCGCGGACACCTACCTCCAGCGCGACTACGACCGCTTCCTCGACGCGCAGATCGCCAAGGTCGACCAGCTCTACGTGCCGAACACCTCCTTCACCGCGAACGACCGGCTGCGCGACGCGGCGCTCGCCTCGGTGAAGTCCTCGTTCGCCACGGCCACCTCCAACACGCCGGACTGCGTGGAGAACGGCGACCCCGGCAAGCGGCGCTTCACCTGTACCGGCCGGATCACCGCGAACCTGAAGAACTGGCGCAGCGACGACCAGGTCTTCAAGGACATGTCGGAGACGGTCGACTACTTCATCCTCGACCGGGCGGGCGCGGCCTCCAACAACCTCGCCGACATGAACTGTTCCTTCGGCCCGGTGGAGATCTGGAGCAACAAGGTCGCGGGTACGTCCAGTTACAGCTGTGAGGGCCCCCTCCGCAGCTGA
- a CDS encoding aminopeptidase P family protein, with protein sequence MTDASTHLNTGSHDRPVSPELSRFMAGAWAATPLPDSARVPGHDVTPARRARLSARFPGERLIIPAGELKVRSNDCDHRFRPHSAYAWLTGLTGEDQAGHVLVLEPSGPHAHEAVLYLRPRSPRAGGDGEFYRDRRYGEFWVGRRPDLAEAERLTGIRCAHLDGLGSPAGRDAATDTELASALSELRLVKDAWEVAQLQLAVDHTTAGFEDVVRALPRALAHPRGERWIEGVFGLRARAEGNGTGYETIAASGAHACTLHWIRNDGRLNGSELLLLDAGVETDTLYTADITRTLPLSGRFSPVQRQVYELVLAAQEAGIAALRPGASFGDFHRAGMRVIAEGLAEWGVLKDAEGDLHRRYTLCSSGHMLGLDVHDCAKARAETYLEGVLEEGQVLTVEPGLYLQPDDETLPAELRGIGVRIEDDLVITANGARLMSGGLPRTVSGIEEWMGHLLEASHPATP encoded by the coding sequence GTGACCGACGCCTCCACCCACCTCAACACGGGCAGTCACGACCGTCCGGTGTCACCGGAGTTGTCCCGGTTCATGGCGGGCGCCTGGGCCGCGACCCCGCTGCCCGACTCCGCCCGCGTCCCCGGCCACGACGTCACCCCGGCCCGCCGGGCGCGCCTCTCGGCCCGCTTCCCGGGCGAGCGTCTGATCATCCCGGCCGGGGAGCTGAAGGTCCGGTCCAACGACTGCGACCACCGCTTCCGCCCGCACAGCGCGTACGCCTGGCTGACCGGCCTCACCGGCGAGGACCAGGCGGGCCACGTCCTGGTCCTGGAGCCGTCGGGCCCGCACGCCCACGAGGCCGTGCTGTACCTGCGGCCGCGCTCGCCGCGGGCCGGCGGCGACGGGGAGTTCTACCGGGACCGCCGCTACGGGGAGTTCTGGGTGGGCCGCCGGCCGGACCTCGCGGAGGCCGAACGCCTCACCGGCATCCGCTGCGCCCACCTGGACGGGCTCGGCTCACCGGCCGGCCGCGACGCGGCCACCGACACCGAACTCGCCTCCGCGCTCTCGGAGTTGCGCCTGGTGAAGGACGCGTGGGAGGTGGCCCAGCTCCAGCTGGCCGTCGACCACACGACGGCGGGCTTCGAGGACGTCGTACGGGCCCTGCCGCGCGCGCTGGCGCATCCGCGCGGGGAGCGGTGGATCGAGGGGGTCTTCGGCCTGCGCGCGCGGGCGGAGGGCAACGGCACCGGGTACGAGACGATCGCGGCGTCCGGCGCCCACGCCTGCACCCTGCACTGGATCCGCAACGACGGCCGGCTGAACGGATCGGAGCTGCTGCTCCTGGACGCGGGCGTGGAGACGGACACCCTCTACACGGCGGACATCACCCGCACCCTCCCGCTGTCGGGCCGCTTCTCCCCCGTCCAGCGCCAGGTGTACGAACTGGTCCTGGCCGCCCAGGAGGCGGGCATCGCGGCACTGCGCCCGGGGGCGAGCTTCGGGGACTTCCACCGGGCCGGGATGCGGGTGATCGCGGAGGGCCTGGCGGAGTGGGGCGTCCTGAAGGACGCGGAGGGCGACCTGCACCGGCGGTACACGCTGTGCAGCAGCGGCCACATGCTGGGGCTGGACGTGCACGACTGCGCGAAGGCGCGCGCGGAGACCTACCTGGAGGGAGTCCTGGAGGAGGGCCAGGTCCTCACCGTGGAACCGGGCCTGTACCTCCAGCCCGACGACGAGACCCTCCCGGCGGAGCTGCGGGGCATCGGCGTCCGCATCGAGGACGACCTGGTCATCACGGCGAACGGCGCCCGCCTGATGTCCGGCGGACTGCCGCGCACGGTGTCGGGCATCGAGGAGTGGATGGGCCACCTCCTGGAGGCCAGCCACCCGGCAACACCCTGA
- a CDS encoding RidA family protein — MSLDRINPAELSPPTGFSHAVAATGSRLVFLAGQTALDGAGKVVGESLPEQFEIALANLLAALAGAGGTPADLARVTVYAVDVAAYRVHAAELGRIWRRLAGREYPAMAVIGVVRLWDDQALVELDGVAVLA; from the coding sequence ATGAGCCTGGACCGGATCAACCCGGCGGAGCTGTCGCCCCCGACGGGTTTCTCGCACGCGGTCGCGGCGACCGGCAGCCGGCTGGTGTTCCTGGCGGGCCAGACCGCTCTGGACGGCGCGGGCAAGGTGGTGGGCGAGAGCCTGCCGGAGCAGTTCGAGATCGCCCTGGCCAACCTCCTGGCGGCCCTGGCCGGGGCCGGCGGCACGCCGGCGGACCTGGCGCGGGTGACGGTGTACGCGGTGGACGTGGCGGCGTACCGGGTGCATGCGGCCGAACTGGGCCGGATCTGGCGCAGGCTGGCGGGCCGTGAGTATCCGGCGATGGCTGTCATCGGCGTGGTCCGCCTCTGGGACGACCAGGCCCTGGTGGAACTCGACGGGGTCGCGGTGCTTGCGTAG
- a CDS encoding acyl-CoA dehydrogenase family protein, whose amino-acid sequence MTGFALGVDQEEWCGQLRALAVRRLRPLAEKGEPGRVNRPLLAELGELGLLERVFASGALDLCLLRESLAYGCTEAETALALQGLGAYPVLRAGSEEQRERWLPQVRAGRAVAAFALSEPGAGSDAAALALAATPDPAAGAGGAGAAGAGWRLSGEKCWISNAPEADFYTVFARTGEGPGAKGVSAFLVPADRPGLSGAPLDMLSPHPIGSLTFDGVPVGPGDLLGEPGQGFRVAMDTLNLFRPSVGAFAVGMARAALDATLAYTADRTAFGGTLSDLQAVAHRVAEMATRTEAARLLVYAAAGAYDRGAGDVPRRAAMAKLLATETAQYVVDHAVQLHGAVALQRGHLLEHLYREVRAPRIYEGASEVQRTIIAKELYGAVAAR is encoded by the coding sequence ATGACCGGATTCGCGCTCGGGGTGGACCAGGAGGAGTGGTGCGGGCAGTTGCGCGCACTGGCGGTGCGGCGGCTGCGGCCGCTGGCCGAGAAGGGGGAACCGGGGCGGGTCAACCGGCCGCTGCTGGCGGAGCTGGGCGAGCTCGGTCTGCTGGAGCGGGTGTTCGCCTCGGGCGCGCTGGATCTGTGCCTGTTGCGGGAATCCCTCGCCTACGGTTGCACGGAGGCCGAGACGGCGCTCGCCCTGCAGGGGCTCGGGGCCTACCCGGTCCTGCGCGCGGGGAGCGAGGAGCAGCGGGAGCGGTGGCTGCCGCAGGTGCGGGCCGGGCGGGCGGTGGCGGCCTTCGCGCTGAGCGAGCCGGGCGCGGGCTCGGACGCGGCGGCACTGGCACTGGCGGCGACGCCGGACCCGGCTGCCGGTGCGGGCGGGGCCGGGGCGGCCGGGGCCGGCTGGCGGCTCAGTGGTGAGAAGTGCTGGATCTCCAACGCCCCCGAGGCGGATTTCTACACCGTGTTCGCCCGAACGGGCGAGGGACCGGGGGCGAAGGGGGTCTCGGCCTTCCTGGTCCCGGCCGACCGCCCCGGACTCTCCGGCGCGCCCCTGGACATGCTCTCCCCGCACCCCATCGGCTCCCTCACCTTCGACGGGGTGCCGGTCGGCCCGGGGGACCTGCTCGGCGAACCCGGGCAGGGCTTCCGCGTCGCGATGGACACCCTGAACCTCTTCCGGCCGAGCGTCGGGGCCTTCGCGGTGGGCATGGCCCGGGCCGCGCTGGACGCGACGCTCGCCTACACGGCGGACCGGACCGCGTTCGGCGGCACGCTGAGCGATCTCCAGGCGGTGGCGCACCGGGTGGCCGAGATGGCCACCCGCACGGAGGCGGCCCGGCTGCTGGTGTACGCGGCGGCCGGGGCCTACGACCGGGGGGCGGGCGACGTCCCGCGCCGGGCGGCGATGGCGAAGCTGCTGGCCACGGAGACGGCCCAGTACGTGGTCGACCACGCGGTCCAACTGCACGGCGCGGTCGCCCTCCAGCGCGGGCACCTGCTGGAACACCTCTACCGGGAGGTGCGGGCACCGCGGATCTACGAGGGGGCGAGCGAGGTGCAGCGCACCATCATCGCGAAGGAGCTGTACGGGGCGGTGGCGGCGCGATGA